The Lutibacter profundi genome includes a region encoding these proteins:
- a CDS encoding NifU family protein: protein MTTDELKASVELALQEIRPYLEADGGNISLVEITNNTVSVQLEGACLGCSVNQMTLKNGVEATIKRHAPQIKRVIEINGISF, encoded by the coding sequence ATGACAACTGATGAACTTAAAGCTAGCGTAGAGCTTGCTTTGCAAGAAATAAGACCTTACTTAGAAGCTGATGGCGGAAATATTTCATTAGTTGAAATAACAAATAACACCGTAAGTGTTCAGTTAGAAGGGGCTTGTTTGGGGTGCTCAGTAAATCAAATGACTTTAAAAAATGGTGTTGAAGCCACAATAAAAAGACACGCTCCACAAATTAAACGTGTTATTGAAATTAATGGAATTTCTTTCTAA